The Legionella cincinnatiensis genome includes a region encoding these proteins:
- the traG gene encoding conjugal transfer mating-pair stabilization protein TraG: MITIHVLAGGELFQHVLNAITAFMKQDSFLGLLRITALIGIVMATVGFLKTRDPMAFARWFLGYVLFVNVVLLPKTSVLIDDISAQTPKLVDNVPVVFALGASLVTIIGYGLAQTYDALLTMPDDMYYTKTGALFGSRLISASTSFRIKDPVLKEELNEYFRVCVVGDIRLNRKYSVSDLAHSTDIWSLISAKASPLRMISVNGKLVTCLEASKPDGPYSLRKKLDAEIKKAYTFFGVNLFGKPKNTTYEALFSTHLKSAFEYYQGLTDSSSNIFLQSMMINAMNDGVAHYQAFTDATAGIVNQQFTKSQVQHRWSWEVLGQKALWILPITHTCLTLLLFGVFPLIIALSTLPGGVKILYGYMQFFMSLQFWPVLFAILNAGMTIYGASSSGEYGQFTMVNLDKIDELHADISGASGYLMMLIPFLSHGLVSNLGGAFSNLATSMMSHMQGSSMSVAGEAASGSFGLGQTSFYNTTANNFSANKHDSNWTHMHGMHTEQLGSGVLKTITGSGDRVFDVSPGMTRSAVSINSAEGLSSSLTQAYEQSTQAARNESKHYQSSLSNFAHRALQLSQLAGHDMRLGDGVSESETGQYSKALSTISHIAEDVARRTGVSKEDALSHLTSGGWGAQAGVKSQGSIWGKLAQLGTGFHAGADAHLKFDRNSTSSDKYHTGMDGTLSARQSKDFNEAMNYVTHFSQSHHFDDSYSKASSLSNQLGADLREAETASHNIDASLAKAERIQQAKSYVASHSSQITTDLNQAFPSYVGQRIGESARDALFSHPGDMTALNKLNELGQDFIASKRDKLIAEFGSQKKQAEVEAFYQKEQRDVIAKENDLGTNYQKGSEHLAHEAQASGLGLDEPKRHALQQEIHHQMNTLPQNLNHGEALINADQYDLMNKKESTVHEGMERAQKDVILMGQLPKTWGLHNKGE, encoded by the coding sequence ATGATAACCATACATGTATTGGCGGGTGGCGAATTATTTCAGCACGTACTGAATGCCATCACTGCGTTTATGAAACAAGATAGTTTTCTTGGATTACTGCGCATTACTGCGCTTATTGGAATTGTCATGGCAACCGTTGGTTTTCTTAAAACGCGCGACCCCATGGCTTTTGCCCGTTGGTTTTTAGGCTATGTGTTGTTTGTGAACGTGGTGTTATTGCCTAAAACATCGGTACTCATTGATGACATTTCCGCACAAACACCAAAACTGGTGGACAATGTGCCAGTTGTGTTTGCACTAGGAGCAAGTCTTGTAACAATCATTGGTTACGGTTTAGCGCAAACTTATGATGCGTTGCTGACTATGCCCGATGATATGTACTACACCAAAACAGGCGCTTTGTTTGGGTCACGCTTAATTTCCGCGTCTACCTCTTTTCGCATTAAAGACCCCGTGCTTAAAGAGGAACTAAATGAGTATTTTCGCGTGTGTGTGGTGGGCGATATTCGCTTAAATCGAAAGTACAGTGTCAGTGATTTAGCTCATTCCACCGACATTTGGAGTCTCATTAGCGCCAAAGCATCACCGCTTCGCATGATTTCTGTTAATGGCAAATTAGTGACTTGTCTTGAGGCCTCAAAACCTGATGGACCATACAGTTTAAGAAAAAAACTCGATGCAGAGATTAAAAAAGCCTATACGTTTTTTGGGGTAAATTTATTTGGTAAACCTAAAAATACCACTTATGAAGCGTTATTTAGTACTCATCTCAAATCAGCTTTTGAGTACTACCAAGGGCTAACGGATTCTTCCAGCAATATCTTTTTACAAAGCATGATGATTAATGCCATGAACGATGGAGTAGCCCATTATCAAGCGTTTACCGATGCCACCGCAGGGATTGTGAACCAACAATTTACCAAATCCCAAGTACAACACCGTTGGAGTTGGGAAGTGCTAGGGCAAAAGGCGTTATGGATTTTACCGATTACTCATACCTGTTTAACGCTTTTATTATTTGGGGTATTTCCCTTGATTATTGCGTTATCCACCTTACCAGGTGGCGTAAAAATTCTCTACGGTTACATGCAATTTTTTATGTCGCTGCAATTTTGGCCAGTGCTCTTTGCCATACTGAATGCCGGTATGACCATTTATGGTGCTTCATCTTCTGGTGAATACGGCCAGTTCACGATGGTGAATCTCGATAAAATTGATGAACTTCATGCCGACATTTCAGGCGCAAGTGGCTATTTGATGATGCTTATTCCTTTTCTTTCTCATGGTTTGGTGTCTAATTTAGGTGGTGCGTTCAGTAATCTGGCCACCAGCATGATGAGTCATATGCAAGGCTCTAGCATGTCTGTGGCAGGGGAGGCGGCAAGTGGCTCTTTTGGGCTTGGTCAAACGAGTTTCTACAACACCACGGCCAATAATTTTTCAGCCAACAAGCATGATTCCAATTGGACGCACATGCATGGCATGCATACCGAACAATTAGGAAGCGGGGTATTGAAAACCATCACTGGTAGTGGCGATAGGGTTTTTGATGTAAGCCCTGGGATGACGCGTAGTGCCGTATCTATTAATAGCGCTGAGGGCTTAAGTAGCTCACTAACGCAAGCTTATGAACAATCCACTCAAGCCGCCCGCAATGAATCAAAGCATTATCAATCCTCCCTTTCGAATTTTGCGCACCGTGCGTTGCAACTTTCACAATTGGCAGGCCATGACATGCGCTTAGGTGATGGAGTATCCGAATCTGAAACAGGCCAGTACTCTAAGGCGCTCTCGACCATTAGTCATATTGCTGAGGATGTGGCACGCCGTACTGGTGTAAGTAAAGAAGACGCACTGTCGCATTTAACCAGTGGAGGATGGGGTGCTCAAGCCGGTGTTAAAAGCCAAGGCAGTATTTGGGGTAAACTGGCTCAATTGGGAACTGGTTTTCATGCTGGTGCGGATGCCCATCTTAAATTTGATCGTAATTCGACCAGCAGTGATAAATATCATACGGGTATGGATGGGACGCTCTCTGCTCGGCAATCGAAGGACTTCAATGAGGCGATGAATTATGTGACGCATTTTTCACAAAGCCATCATTTTGATGACAGCTATTCAAAAGCTTCTTCATTGTCCAATCAATTAGGTGCCGATTTACGAGAAGCTGAAACCGCAAGCCACAATATCGATGCTTCGCTTGCAAAAGCAGAGCGCATTCAACAGGCAAAAAGTTATGTAGCGTCCCATTCGTCGCAAATTACCACCGATTTAAATCAGGCCTTCCCATCTTATGTTGGACAACGTATCGGAGAGTCAGCACGTGATGCGTTATTTAGCCATCCTGGAGACATGACAGCCCTTAATAAACTCAATGAACTCGGCCAAGATTTTATTGCCTCCAAACGAGACAAATTAATTGCCGAATTTGGCAGTCAAAAAAAACAGGCAGAAGTTGAAGCGTTCTATCAGAAAGAGCAACGTGATGTTATTGCCAAAGAAAACGACTTAGGAACGAACTATCAAAAAGGCAGCGAGCACTTAGCGCACGAGGCTCAAGCAAGTGGTCTGGGTCTTGATGAGCCTAAGCGCCACGCTTTACAACAAGAGATTCATCATCAAATGAATACCTTGCCTCAAAATCTTAATCATGGTGAGGCCTTGATTAATGCCGATCAGTATGATCTTATGAATAAAAAAGAAAGTACGGTACACGAAGGAATGGAGCGTGCCCAAAAAGACGTCATTTTAATGGGCCAATTACCAAAAACTTGGGGTCTTCATAATAAAGGAGAATAG
- a CDS encoding conjugal transfer protein TraH translates to MKHLIFSFVLLFLFANTQASVSQDLDNFFNGMGYASNVTNPSAFESQAAGFFGGGSLYARNQVRQYQLVQLDLPSYRAGCGGIDLYTGSMSFLSNQKLVDLGKSIMTNAGAYAADVMLASTVPELKQVRDFNLYLEQLANHSSINSCQLSENMIGGIWPKTAASQQKICKDQAAMGKEGLFSDYVQARMACSGNGFDNVMNKASQDPERKKQVVLNKNLVWSLLQAKSFLNSDKELAEMVMSLTGTLIIDKEGKVTNVPSLAGDADLINALIGTGNGTHTAKIWRCKDGGPNSQCMQVSLQDITIQDTSTLTYKVREIIRTINTKLLNDEKPGNRELNFLSMTSLPVMKFLSVLNSMHYGSSAVDIEEYSMLIAQDLLTSYLSELLKEVNVATAGSELNADLVKEIQKRINEATTRVSSIDPKVGRKLQEKLTLIERMAQIEKQVASQMTSTAG, encoded by the coding sequence ATGAAGCATTTAATTTTCTCATTCGTTTTGCTTTTTCTATTTGCAAATACCCAGGCTTCGGTAAGCCAAGACTTGGATAATTTTTTTAACGGGATGGGCTATGCCTCCAATGTAACCAATCCTTCGGCCTTTGAGTCCCAAGCAGCAGGATTTTTTGGTGGAGGTTCTCTTTATGCACGTAATCAGGTGCGCCAATATCAATTGGTTCAACTTGATTTACCCAGTTATCGGGCGGGGTGCGGGGGCATTGATTTATACACCGGCAGTATGAGTTTTTTGAGCAATCAAAAATTAGTGGATTTAGGAAAATCCATTATGACCAATGCGGGTGCTTATGCAGCTGATGTAATGTTAGCGTCTACTGTCCCTGAATTAAAACAAGTGCGTGATTTCAACTTATACCTGGAACAATTGGCCAATCACAGCAGCATCAACTCCTGTCAGCTTTCTGAAAATATGATAGGTGGCATCTGGCCAAAAACGGCAGCCAGCCAACAAAAAATATGTAAAGACCAAGCAGCGATGGGAAAAGAGGGCTTATTTAGTGACTATGTTCAAGCTCGTATGGCCTGTTCAGGGAATGGATTTGATAACGTGATGAATAAGGCATCCCAAGACCCTGAGCGTAAAAAGCAGGTGGTTTTAAACAAAAATCTGGTATGGTCTTTATTGCAAGCCAAATCGTTTTTAAACAGCGACAAAGAACTTGCGGAAATGGTGATGAGTTTAACGGGTACCTTAATTATTGATAAAGAGGGTAAAGTAACCAACGTTCCCTCATTGGCGGGTGACGCTGATTTAATCAATGCATTAATTGGGACAGGAAATGGCACCCACACCGCTAAAATATGGCGTTGTAAGGATGGAGGCCCCAACAGCCAGTGCATGCAGGTAAGTTTACAAGACATCACCATTCAAGATACTTCAACACTGACCTACAAAGTTCGTGAGATTATTCGCACCATAAACACCAAACTTCTTAATGATGAAAAACCAGGCAATCGAGAACTTAATTTTTTAAGTATGACCTCGTTGCCAGTCATGAAGTTTTTATCGGTATTAAACAGCATGCACTATGGCAGCAGTGCAGTAGACATTGAAGAGTACTCCATGTTGATTGCTCAAGATTTATTGACCAGTTATCTTTCCGAATTACTCAAAGAAGTGAATGTGGCTACAGCAGGTTCCGAATTAAACGCCGATTTAGTCAAAGAAATTCAAAAACGTATTAATGAAGCCACCACAAGAGTTTCTTCTATTGACCCTAAAGTAGGTCGAAAACTGCAAGAAAAGCTCACTTTAATTGAGCGGATGGCCCAGATTGAAAAACAGGTAGCTTCACAAATGACCAGTACTGCAGGCTAA
- the trbB gene encoding type-F conjugative transfer system pilin assembly thiol-disulfide isomerase TrbB codes for MRVAFWIGLVLAGAALNVPAGNGRWLTQMIAEREHSVQPKPIAQPNKKRPKFFNSHGVILFYGSLCPHCRQFAPIVKRWAEQIGAEVLPLSFDNQSLPEFPHFLPATTEWVNAAFQGSPINYPAVFIMNAKEKILYPVGFGSMSEEELHARMDAVIAKINEYEHKEIE; via the coding sequence ATGCGTGTCGCATTCTGGATAGGATTAGTGTTGGCAGGTGCCGCCTTAAATGTCCCTGCTGGTAATGGACGGTGGTTAACCCAGATGATTGCCGAACGAGAGCATAGCGTTCAGCCGAAACCTATAGCGCAACCCAATAAAAAGCGACCTAAGTTTTTTAACTCCCATGGGGTGATTTTATTTTATGGTAGCCTTTGTCCGCATTGCCGGCAATTTGCTCCGATAGTAAAACGATGGGCAGAGCAAATCGGTGCCGAAGTTCTTCCCTTATCCTTTGATAACCAATCGTTACCTGAATTTCCTCATTTTTTACCCGCAACCACGGAATGGGTGAATGCGGCTTTTCAAGGAAGTCCAATCAACTATCCTGCCGTTTTTATTATGAACGCTAAAGAAAAAATCTTATACCCCGTTGGATTTGGTTCAATGAGTGAGGAGGAGCTTCATGCGCGTATGGATGCAGTGATCGCTAAAATTAACGAGTATGAACACAAGGAAATAGAATGA
- the traF gene encoding type-F conjugative transfer system pilin assembly protein TraF: MIKWSIFLLIVFHSMTVLAEKPVGFLWYSIEKEHNKIKKTPPRGTPFNQLSYTQQDAVLRFYTMEALHKARQTKKVEDMRVFLSLQDYWIKESSNFKQLFQKTMLAYPQYDYTVTHPTSNLGGKITDEVREQKKEEVIHGIAKSHGLLFFYRGKSPYDQKQIPILVDFCRRFNISMMPVSVDGVVVPELTNSRIDQGQAERLGVRYFPALLLVNPENHQVNPIAYGLTTQDVLMERIVQVATQFQGEA; encoded by the coding sequence ATGATTAAATGGAGTATTTTTTTATTAATCGTCTTTCATTCAATGACCGTACTTGCTGAAAAACCGGTGGGCTTTCTTTGGTACAGCATCGAAAAGGAACACAATAAAATAAAAAAAACACCTCCTCGCGGCACGCCGTTTAATCAGCTTAGTTATACACAGCAGGATGCCGTACTTCGTTTTTACACCATGGAAGCGTTGCACAAAGCACGCCAAACCAAAAAAGTGGAGGACATGCGTGTTTTTTTAAGCCTTCAAGATTACTGGATTAAAGAATCCTCAAATTTTAAGCAATTGTTTCAAAAAACGATGCTTGCCTATCCTCAGTATGATTATACGGTTACCCATCCTACCTCGAATCTGGGAGGCAAAATAACCGATGAAGTGCGTGAACAAAAAAAAGAAGAAGTGATTCATGGCATTGCAAAATCTCATGGATTGTTGTTTTTTTACCGTGGCAAAAGCCCCTATGACCAAAAGCAAATCCCTATCCTGGTTGATTTTTGCAGGCGTTTTAATATTTCGATGATGCCCGTGAGTGTCGATGGCGTGGTGGTACCTGAATTGACAAATTCACGAATCGACCAGGGGCAAGCAGAGCGTTTGGGGGTTCGTTATTTTCCAGCACTCCTTTTGGTCAATCCCGAAAACCATCAGGTAAACCCAATCGCCTATGGATTGACCACTCAAGATGTCTTAATGGAGCGCATCGTTCAAGTGGCCACCCAATTTCAAGGAGAAGCCTAA
- the traN gene encoding conjugal transfer protein TraN has product MLKRLIILYSCLIMPTGFSQIPADVLKAREQAMQALHGFNPASAIEGYTTNPHETSLNPQEGSNALSSQGLNALNKNPTAFEVYQSAGTRSKGRYNPNSPEMRYAENLLENPEGVLEGVCYKEPAHCETISETKTCQETLSYKNKACTEQLAVTLQPLAQQLNRVITTSNGNATFDVTRCAPHDKYCTKAALAELTPLCEALTVSITYKNKRVQLIKQPTCTDPTVSIVTPQKGRHYARLSIHLTQWMSEDTWSAKACDAIRQDRSASHCLLKNESVCLEPNSEKTIQGVAITRPCWGRSFQFQCSYLENSTCTPLLMEGCSQRDSQCVNASNGLCSSYLQTFTCFQKSCLPEKTVCPGTIGCSDGSCDLSEDEVSDDAAEGLSRLGVLAGAASEVAEKQVQSGVPSIFTGKNSTCRKVKADVRNCCKGSYQMTHCSEDEKRLAKAKEEGRAFKVGKFCALKKMGMCLEEKQSWCVFPTKLAAIIQIQGRYSQLGIHFGWAKYEENHANCRGITPEELERINFSALDLSSIEQELMSRKVLPNNGSVAALNQSHIERLKQMERSHD; this is encoded by the coding sequence GTGCTTAAACGCCTTATTATTTTATACTCCTGTTTGATAATGCCTACAGGGTTTAGTCAAATTCCTGCTGATGTGCTAAAGGCGCGCGAGCAAGCCATGCAGGCCTTGCACGGCTTTAATCCCGCATCAGCGATTGAAGGCTATACCACTAATCCGCATGAAACATCCCTTAATCCTCAAGAGGGCAGTAATGCCTTAAGTTCGCAAGGATTAAATGCGCTCAACAAAAATCCCACCGCTTTTGAGGTGTATCAAAGCGCTGGAACTCGTAGCAAAGGACGATACAATCCAAACAGTCCAGAAATGCGTTATGCCGAAAATCTACTCGAAAATCCTGAGGGTGTCTTGGAGGGTGTGTGTTATAAAGAGCCGGCACACTGTGAGACTATTTCTGAAACAAAAACCTGCCAAGAAACTCTAAGCTATAAAAATAAGGCCTGTACCGAGCAACTGGCGGTTACTTTACAACCGCTTGCTCAGCAATTAAACCGTGTCATTACGACATCCAATGGTAATGCTACTTTTGATGTAACCCGATGTGCGCCCCATGATAAATATTGTACTAAAGCAGCGCTTGCTGAGCTTACTCCTTTATGTGAGGCATTAACTGTCTCCATTACTTATAAAAATAAACGGGTTCAACTCATCAAACAACCTACCTGTACCGACCCGACGGTCAGCATAGTAACGCCCCAAAAGGGACGACACTATGCTCGCCTAAGTATACACCTCACTCAATGGATGAGTGAGGATACCTGGTCTGCAAAAGCGTGTGATGCCATCCGCCAAGACCGTAGCGCAAGCCATTGTCTTTTAAAAAACGAAAGTGTATGCCTTGAGCCTAACTCCGAAAAGACCATTCAAGGTGTTGCCATTACTCGCCCCTGTTGGGGTCGAAGCTTTCAGTTCCAATGCAGTTATCTAGAAAACAGCACCTGTACGCCCTTATTAATGGAAGGATGCTCCCAACGTGATTCCCAATGTGTGAATGCCTCCAATGGTCTTTGCAGTTCTTATTTACAAACCTTCACCTGCTTCCAGAAGTCGTGCCTGCCTGAAAAAACAGTTTGCCCAGGAACAATAGGTTGCAGTGATGGGAGCTGTGACTTATCGGAAGATGAGGTCAGTGATGATGCTGCAGAAGGACTGTCTCGACTAGGCGTTCTTGCAGGAGCTGCTTCGGAAGTTGCCGAAAAACAGGTTCAAAGTGGCGTGCCTTCCATTTTTACCGGAAAAAACTCCACCTGTCGCAAAGTAAAAGCCGATGTGCGTAATTGTTGTAAAGGCAGTTACCAAATGACCCATTGCAGTGAGGATGAAAAACGTTTGGCTAAAGCTAAGGAAGAAGGACGCGCTTTTAAAGTGGGGAAATTTTGCGCCCTAAAAAAAATGGGTATGTGCTTGGAAGAAAAACAATCCTGGTGTGTTTTCCCCACTAAATTAGCCGCTATTATTCAGATTCAAGGACGATACAGCCAATTAGGGATTCATTTTGGTTGGGCAAAATATGAAGAAAATCATGCCAATTGTCGTGGCATTACGCCTGAAGAGTTAGAGCGCATTAATTTTTCTGCATTAGATTTATCGTCTATTGAGCAAGAGCTTATGAGTCGCAAGGTGCTGCCAAATAATGGAAGTGTTGCAGCGTTAAACCAATCGCACATTGAGCGCTTAAAACAAATGGAGCGCTCCCATGATTAA
- the trbC gene encoding type-F conjugative transfer system pilin assembly protein TrbC, whose product MFKKGLTLLLGCLTNTVIAASTVSVFISFSMPNTLLEETLNECSRLHIPAYLNGLYQNSMKDTALKVMELSKKIPNLNLAIDPTLFERFGIGQVPALVIEEGKTFDVIYGHLPLQEGLMRMAGHGDTHFSITEARRISGA is encoded by the coding sequence ATGTTCAAAAAAGGACTTACTTTACTATTGGGATGCCTTACCAATACCGTAATTGCTGCATCAACGGTATCGGTATTTATCAGTTTTTCCATGCCTAATACTCTTTTGGAAGAAACGCTTAACGAATGCAGTCGTTTACATATTCCTGCCTATTTAAATGGCCTTTATCAAAACTCGATGAAGGATACGGCGCTTAAAGTCATGGAGCTAAGCAAGAAGATTCCTAATCTAAATCTAGCTATTGACCCGACCTTGTTTGAACGTTTTGGCATTGGGCAAGTACCTGCACTCGTCATTGAGGAGGGAAAAACCTTTGATGTGATTTATGGCCATTTGCCCCTTCAAGAAGGACTCATGCGAATGGCAGGACATGGAGACACGCATTTTTCTATAACTGAGGCACGGAGAATCAGCGGTGCTTAA
- the traU gene encoding conjugal transfer pilus assembly protein TraU, translating into MRSKTVFMITFFIFSCAGFGKQCSGHFVNPITDVCWRCLFPLSIGNIKVVHSSLPDTENASNPIGVCPGPTGLRVGLNIGFWEPMALTDVTDTPYCLVNLGGTRLNLGLKQGRGGRQVVGTGQQRAFFHVHWYKYPLIHWLNLITSVGCMQGGDFDIAYLTELDPTWQDSEMSFVLSPESVLFGNPVAASACAADALSSTLTKKPLDSLFWCAGAQGTHYPMTGHVNAPLSPVQTALLLTERMNYKMHREFLLSDSSPKSGAICKEHHYSVTPKSRYRYELVNQVADGKHCYPGGLSTLAWEAGKIKLHTPDQYGFLVWRKRSCTFL; encoded by the coding sequence ATGCGCTCTAAGACAGTCTTTATGATTACCTTTTTTATTTTTTCTTGTGCTGGATTTGGTAAGCAGTGCAGCGGACATTTTGTTAACCCCATTACCGATGTATGTTGGCGCTGTCTTTTTCCCTTATCAATTGGAAATATTAAAGTGGTTCATTCATCTTTGCCTGATACTGAAAATGCATCGAACCCTATTGGTGTATGTCCAGGACCTACAGGACTTCGCGTAGGATTAAATATTGGTTTTTGGGAGCCCATGGCACTCACCGATGTCACCGACACCCCTTATTGTTTGGTTAATCTTGGTGGTACTCGATTAAATTTAGGCTTAAAGCAGGGTAGGGGCGGCCGCCAGGTGGTTGGTACTGGCCAGCAGCGCGCGTTTTTTCATGTACATTGGTATAAATACCCGCTGATTCATTGGCTAAACCTCATCACTTCAGTGGGTTGTATGCAAGGCGGGGATTTTGATATTGCTTATCTTACCGAACTTGACCCCACCTGGCAGGATTCAGAAATGAGTTTTGTATTAAGCCCCGAATCGGTCTTATTTGGTAATCCAGTAGCGGCTTCTGCTTGTGCGGCCGATGCATTGTCCTCAACGTTGACTAAAAAACCATTAGATAGCCTTTTTTGGTGTGCCGGAGCTCAAGGCACTCATTACCCGATGACAGGTCATGTGAATGCACCTCTGTCTCCAGTACAAACCGCACTGCTGTTAACCGAGCGAATGAACTACAAAATGCATCGTGAATTTTTGCTCTCAGATTCCAGCCCTAAAAGCGGGGCCATTTGCAAAGAGCATCATTATTCAGTTACCCCTAAATCTCGCTACCGCTATGAGCTCGTCAATCAGGTGGCCGATGGCAAACATTGCTATCCAGGGGGATTAAGTACATTGGCTTGGGAAGCGGGAAAAATTAAGCTCCATACTCCTGACCAATATGGGTTTTTGGTGTGGCGCAAACGCTCATGCACCTTTTTATAA
- the traW gene encoding type-F conjugative transfer system protein TraW, with protein sequence MKILCSLVLLVVCCSQGFTKSFGVIGEIFPVVEKSFLVLIEERLHALTLSGELDALNQKWLHTVVNHTNRPSALSLERTSQTISHYYTSEITLSQDITDYKGKILYPKGTYINALEYMPAYNPCWLFFNADDEAQIRWAQIQKNNCSSPKFILTGGAIKIAEKSLNAVIYFDQEGRITSKLNIIHVPARVTRKANHLFIVEEAIKENGNAL encoded by the coding sequence ATGAAAATTTTATGCTCCTTAGTACTCCTGGTAGTGTGTTGTAGCCAAGGCTTCACCAAATCTTTTGGCGTGATTGGTGAGATATTTCCAGTCGTAGAAAAAAGCTTTTTAGTGCTGATTGAAGAGCGTTTACACGCATTAACTTTAAGTGGGGAGTTGGATGCATTAAACCAGAAATGGCTTCATACAGTGGTCAACCATACTAACAGACCTAGCGCATTAAGTTTGGAGCGTACCAGCCAAACCATCAGTCATTACTACACATCAGAAATCACTTTAAGTCAGGATATCACTGATTATAAAGGTAAGATTCTTTACCCAAAGGGAACTTATATCAATGCCCTGGAGTATATGCCAGCGTATAACCCTTGTTGGTTGTTTTTCAATGCGGATGACGAAGCACAGATTCGTTGGGCGCAGATACAAAAGAATAACTGTTCTAGTCCCAAATTTATTTTGACTGGAGGGGCAATCAAGATTGCTGAAAAGAGTCTAAATGCCGTGATTTATTTTGATCAGGAAGGACGCATTACAAGCAAGCTTAATATTATTCATGTGCCAGCTCGAGTCACACGCAAAGCGAATCATCTTTTTATTGTTGAAGAGGCGATTAAGGAGAATGGTAATGCGCTCTAA
- a CDS encoding TrbI F-type domain-containing protein has translation MRVTSLALGPSFLAFLLGVLFYGAQPKQSIVLFNQEALQGQFIRQLAEHHATAMQVEQATQHFHQSIKKILAQYSKDHQAVILNQKYVFEGGNDITEEVALKLSGLMRSKT, from the coding sequence ATGCGAGTTACTTCACTGGCTTTAGGACCTTCTTTTTTAGCGTTTCTTTTGGGCGTTTTATTTTATGGTGCACAACCGAAACAAAGTATTGTCCTTTTTAATCAAGAGGCACTTCAAGGTCAATTCATTCGCCAATTAGCAGAACATCATGCAACCGCCATGCAAGTCGAACAGGCCACGCAACACTTTCATCAATCCATAAAAAAGATATTAGCGCAATATTCTAAAGACCATCAGGCGGTCATTTTGAATCAAAAATATGTGTTTGAAGGCGGTAACGACATTACCGAGGAAGTTGCTTTGAAATTAAGTGGCCTCATGAGGAGCAAAACATGA